A region of Halalkaliarchaeum desulfuricum DNA encodes the following proteins:
- a CDS encoding ABC transporter permease: MNRWWWLARRLVFSLFALWVVVSVTFALVAFTGDPGEASVEFSVAAELADSGASAEEIEREAEQAVQAYREARNLDQPVHERYVNWLASVARLDLGVSYSHPTPVTTLIGERLTITLGYVVPGMAIALVGGVAVGTYSAIGTNPVLSRVATGFTYTVFGVPNFWIAAVAILVGMYQFGWLFLIGYDLEQRVLSTHNLKRLALPAVLLGTGLIAEQARYVRSAVLSREGELFVTQVKAKGMEPVHVVRHLLRISLIPLISLFFANLLGVLVVNVFVIEFVFELPGFGTLSYNAIMTRNLPVIIGMALFVAGVGIVGNFLQDVAYMVFDPRIELNES; this comes from the coding sequence ATGAACCGCTGGTGGTGGCTCGCTCGCCGGTTGGTGTTTTCGCTGTTCGCGCTGTGGGTCGTCGTGTCGGTGACGTTCGCGCTCGTCGCCTTCACCGGCGATCCAGGCGAGGCCTCCGTGGAATTCTCCGTCGCGGCCGAACTCGCAGATAGCGGGGCAAGCGCCGAGGAGATCGAACGGGAGGCCGAACAGGCAGTGCAGGCGTACCGCGAGGCGAGAAACCTCGACCAGCCGGTCCACGAGCGATACGTGAACTGGCTTGCAAGCGTCGCGAGGCTGGATCTCGGAGTCTCCTACAGCCATCCGACGCCAGTGACGACGCTGATCGGCGAACGGTTGACGATCACGCTGGGGTACGTGGTCCCGGGCATGGCGATCGCACTTGTCGGCGGCGTTGCCGTCGGTACCTACTCCGCGATCGGAACGAACCCCGTTCTCTCCCGGGTGGCGACCGGCTTCACCTACACCGTGTTCGGCGTCCCGAACTTCTGGATCGCCGCCGTGGCGATCCTGGTCGGGATGTACCAGTTCGGGTGGCTGTTTTTGATCGGCTACGACCTCGAACAGCGCGTGCTTTCGACGCACAATCTCAAGCGGCTGGCGCTTCCGGCGGTCCTGCTCGGCACCGGACTGATCGCCGAGCAGGCCAGATACGTTCGGTCGGCCGTGCTGTCGCGGGAAGGGGAACTGTTCGTCACGCAGGTAAAAGCGAAGGGGATGGAGCCGGTCCACGTGGTCCGACACCTCCTTCGGATCTCGCTGATCCCGCTGATCTCGCTGTTTTTCGCAAACCTCCTCGGCGTGCTCGTCGTGAACGTCTTCGTGATCGAGTTCGTCTTCGAACTTCCCGGGTTCGGCACGCTCAGCTACAATGCGATCATGACTCGGAACCTGCCGGTAATCATTGGGATGGCGCTGTTCGTCGCGGGGGTCGGAATCGTCGGGAACTTCCTGCAGGACGTTGCATACATGGTGTTCGATCCGCGGATCGAGCTCAACGAGAGCTAA